GTTGTACCATCTAGCCGCTGACCCTATCAAACTGTCCTGGAAGCAATGAATCAGCAATGGGTCATTGTTGATGTATCCCGTCATCCTCCTACAAAACATAGTGATATGGGCTTCGGGGCAACTGGTCCCGTTGTATTTTTCAAACTCCggcattttaaatttaggaGGGAGCACCAGATCAGGTACCAGGCTCAAATCTTTAGCTTCTACTCCTCGATGGTAATCGGCATTTTCCATGGCTTGAAACTTCTCTTCTAACCATTTACAACGATCTTCTAATTGTTTAGGCAGGTCTACTCTTGTCTTCTCTATTTCTGTCGCGTCGTCGAGATCTGGAACCACAGGATTAATAGGATTATCCCCGGGATTAGAGCCTGAACCTGTTGGGAAGTTCATCGATGCTGGGGCACCAACTTGGTATTAGGATCTAATGGTGACAGGTACCCTCTGTGGGTACACCCCTGGTTGCGTCTGGACATTAGTTGGGGCGAAACCTGGAGGGTAGGCAGGGTCTTCGTGATCATCCCCAGAATTTATCGCGGGGCTCTTCCCCTTATCATGCCCCCCAGctgttaattgttttaattgattcaataatTCTCTTTGGGATGCTTCCATATCTTGCTGCAGTTTGGCTAACTTTTTTTGCATCTGAGCTTGCATCTGTTCTTGCAATTGCTCTAATTTCTCTAGTCTCTGATCCATTTCTTTGGTTCTCCGGCGAGTACCGTAATGATATCTAGTTGACAGATTTTCGTTGATTTCCAGGGTAACTGTCATTAATTAGagctcttattattattattatttttgaaactttaatgcatatgataaaatgaaatgcagatgaatgaatgcaaagaaaaggcattgattctaattcaatttcattagaaaaacttgactagaaaacaaatttctttacataaagtggattacatatacggctttgccTTTATGCTCAAAGTCTTAACCCTCTTAAGGAGCCAAGCTAACTCTCGACCCCGACTTGACTCTGATTCATATTTCAAACTCAGTATATCAGCCTGAACCGTTAAGGGTTGGAGATGGTTAGCCACTTCTCGCACTTCAGTCACAGCTTCGCCCATAACGTAATCTCTATCTCTAAtctgactttgaagatgatggAGCTGCTCCTGGTACTGCTCATTACGTCTTTCAAGAAATTCTACTCGTAATTCAGAATTTCGCAATGCGTCTTCAAGTTCTTCTatcttttccttcaatttttcaatcTTGCTCAAACTTGCTCTCAGCTCGATCATAGAGTTACGACTACGGCACAAGTGAAGCGACCTTTCCAACTCAGCTATCTGGGCTTTTAATATTGCTTCTTCATTTCGGCATTCTAACAAATTTTTCTCCAAAACGCTTTCTCGAGCCCGAGCgtcttgaaatttcttttcccactgaACAACTTtggctttttcttctttgacctCCTATCGCCATTGCTCTGATGTTTTACCTAAACCCGCAGTTCTCAGTGACAAACGAAGCTTCTTATAATCTGTTTTTAGACTATCTAAATCCTCTTCAGCCTTGTTCTTCCCTTTCCTCAACTTTTCAGCTTCCAACTTGTGGATATCGACATCTAGTCCCAAACgcatcttttcctcttctagCTGCTCTATCTTCCTTTCCAATTCCAAACTTCGTTTTTCAAAGTCCTGTTTGATGATCTCTAATTCTGATGGAACTACTTGCAAATGCTCCTCTATGGATCGAACGCAATCTTCTTTTGGCCCGAGgatgttatcattaatcctctTACTTCGCCATCCATGATACTCAGGGGTCGTCATTGCTCCCACAGTAAATCGTTTCATCCGATGAGTTTGCCTCCAAGCATTGGTCATCTCTCGAATCTTCTTCTTGTAACCATCATCATTATACGAAAACTCGCACTGAGCTAGTCCTTGGGTGGCAGGCACGAACTGTCTTGACCCATATTGTTTCAGTACCATCAATGGCGCATAGCCAATAGCTCCCCAAATCCTAAGTAAAGGGACCCAGTCGAAATTCCCACATCGATACAATATCTCATCAGGCACCATCCAAGGAGCTTTCCATTCAACATCTTCATCTTTGAGATTTTAAAGAATCGCTATCCATCTTTCCACGGTAATGTTGTCACGTCTCGGCATGGCTGCTAATTCCTTCAGTGGAGAATAATTCTTGGAGAATATTCGGTAAGAAACTTTATCCACTTTCCAGAAGTGACTGTGGAACCATACTAATAAgagctgtgcacatccaatgaaTCTTCCCTCCCCCGCGCTTCGGCACACACTTAAAGATCTAAATGTCTCGGCCAAAATTGCTGGAACAGGTGTGACCCTCTTGTCCAGTCGATCAAACAAATCAGTAACTGCCTCGTCTATATATCCTAACACTCTAGGGAAAATCATCAGCCCATAAATGCCCAAAGCAAAAACATCGACTCTTTTCTTTGTATCAGGGTGAGCTAAAATCAAATCACGCAGACTTCTCCAAGGAATACATTTGTTTTCCCCTTTTTGTTTGACCCGTGCTAAgacccattgctcactcattccCAAGATGTTCACTAGCTTCTTCACAAAAGTCGGGACATTGACGGCTTTAGAATATACTTTATCTGCCTGAAACCTTGGGCAACGCAGTAAGGCTGTATATTCCTCTATGGTAGGCACCAAGTCTATCTCCCCAAAAGTAAAGCAACTATAAGCGGGATTCCAAAATTGGGCCAGAGCTCGAAACAAATGCTCGTTCACTTTaatatcaagcaaataaggcaagtcACCATAATTAGAGTAAAACAATTGTTTGACTTCATCATCCCACTGGGCccatatttctttcaactcCCGAAAATTATTCTGAGTTACATTGATATAAGTGAAGTCCGATAACTCTGACGTGTACCCTTCTGTCAAGCTGTCTCCTTTCTCGAGTTGCGTTTTTTctgaccatattcggacaaccgcattatcttccactttatcaagaaattcactTTCCATGATTAGCTTTCTATCTAGTAACCGAATGTGAATCAacgccttttataa
This genomic window from Gossypium raimondii isolate GPD5lz chromosome 10, ASM2569854v1, whole genome shotgun sequence contains:
- the LOC128033870 gene encoding uncharacterized protein LOC128033870 is translated as MVPDEILYRCGNFDWVPLLRIWGAIGYAPLMVLKQYGSRQFVPATQGLAQCEFSYNDDGYKKKIREMTNAWRQTHRMKRFTVGAMTTPEYHGWRSKRINDNILGPKEDCVRSIEEHLQVVPSELEIIKQDFEKRSLELERKIEQLEEEKMRLGLDVDIHKLEAEKLRKGKNKAEEDLDSLKTDYKKLRLSLRTAGLECRNEEAILKAQIAELERSLHLCRSRNSMIELRASLSKIEKLKEKIEELEDALRNSELRVEFLERRNEQYQEQLHHLQSQIRDRDYVMGEAVTEVREVANHLQPLTVQADILSLKYESESSRGRELAWLLKRVKTLSIKAKPYM